The following coding sequences are from one Natronincola ferrireducens window:
- a CDS encoding BON domain-containing protein, with translation MSNNGNKKRKNVIINDKIPTKDQLIVDYIKDQLEEKMQESAMDINVFCKDGYVHMSGMVDVLTEKKFAEEIVMKIPGVRKLENKITIAMDSNITDKHMEKEVVDKLHHNSERTLSIGAKVDRGVVNLMGHADTLQDCHKAMDLASGVRGVKDVVNNININSEGKYTDDTISNNILQAYSNSPLDYRDITRRVSNGEVILSGTLDTHQDIELAKEIAMGIEGVVKVRNNIQVRKTDDLNL, from the coding sequence ATGTCAAATAACGGAAACAAAAAACGAAAAAATGTAATTATTAATGACAAAATCCCCACTAAAGATCAGCTAATTGTAGATTATATAAAAGATCAGCTAGAAGAGAAGATGCAAGAAAGTGCAATGGATATTAATGTTTTTTGTAAGGATGGCTATGTCCATATGTCAGGAATGGTAGATGTATTAACTGAAAAAAAGTTTGCTGAAGAAATAGTTATGAAGATACCAGGGGTAAGAAAATTGGAAAACAAAATTACTATTGCTATGGACAGTAATATTACCGACAAGCATATGGAAAAAGAAGTTGTAGATAAACTCCATCACAATAGTGAGAGGACCCTTAGTATCGGTGCAAAAGTTGATAGGGGTGTTGTAAATCTCATGGGTCATGCAGATACCTTGCAAGATTGTCATAAAGCTATGGATTTGGCCTCAGGAGTCAGAGGAGTAAAGGATGTTGTAAATAACATCAATATTAATAGTGAAGGTAAATATACTGACGATACCATCAGTAATAATATTTTACAAGCCTATAGTAACTCACCACTAGATTATAGGGATATTACAAGGAGGGTTTCTAATGGAGAAGTTATCCTGTCAGGAACCCTAGATACCCATCAAGATATTGAATTAGCTAAGGAGATTGCTATGGGAATAGAAGGAGTTGTGAAGGTTCGAAACAATATACAAGTTAGAAAAACAGATGACCTAAATCTTTGA